From Carya illinoinensis cultivar Pawnee chromosome 5, C.illinoinensisPawnee_v1, whole genome shotgun sequence, one genomic window encodes:
- the LOC122311114 gene encoding uncharacterized protein LOC122311114 produces MGKSELQNLHRQQNHEADSNRDSSGLFCDGCSVAFNGVVKAFSIKCFFVLILTLSVLVSGVFWILPFHSTKFGFEAKDEIKLSATVQAYFRLDKPVSNLVPHIGRLEYDIYGEIGVPGMKVAILSMNQSGASNWTDVVFGVLSDPINVPITSVPLSVLRSSVIDLFLQQSNLTLTSSIFGKATMFEILKFPGGLTLIPVQSASIWQTPQIQFNFTLNNSISDILENFIELKYQLKMGLYLMSHETLYIQITNKVGSTIAAPVTVQASVMSDLGSLLPQRLKQLAEIITGSPAKNLGLNNTVFGKVKSISLSSYLKGILNVTPPSPSPAPSPSPELGDYSSSSPYPALSSHSSPTSSPNIKHRSTAHPPRPCLYRRFTNSPSPSLASHYNPAVPPAFSPSVATPNSPHMGPTFKLSPDLSPKPKVSYAPSPGQDKARVEGLVSPSLAPSPSSLAAVISNQKISLLGFSGLLIFHLFCWSDDTSF; encoded by the exons ATGGGGAAAAGTGAGCTGCAAAATCTGCATCGGCAGCAGAATCACGAGGCTGACAGTAATCGAGACTCTTCGGGGTTGTTCTGTGATGGATGTTCGGTGGCTTTCAACGGAGTTGTAAAGGCGTTCAGTATCAAGTGCTtctttgttttgattctgaccttatcagttttggtttctggGGTCTTCTGGATTCTTCCCTTCCATTCAACAAAGTTTGGGTTTGAGGCAAAAGATGAAATTAAGCTCAGCG cCACAGTCCAGGCATATTTCAGACTGGATAAGCCAGTTTCGAATCTTGTTCCACACATTGGAAGATTAGAGTATGACATCTATGGGGAAATAGGTGTCCCTGGCATGAAG GTGGCCATCTTATCCATGAACCAATCTGGTGCATCTAACTGGACTGATGtggtgtttggtgttctttcggATCCAATAAATGTTCCTATTACATCAGTGCCCCTAAGTGTGCTGAGATCATCTGTAATTGATCTGTTCCTTCAGCAATCCAATCTGACATTGACATCATCCATTTTTGGGAAGGCAACTATGTTTGAGATTCTGAAGTTTCCAGGGGGGTTAACTTTAATCCCAGTGCAATCTGCTTCAATTTGGCAGACCCCCCagattcaatttaattttactcTAAATAATTCAATATCCGATATACTCGAAAACTTCATCGAGTTGAAGTATCAGTTGAAGATGGGATTGTATCTGATGTCTCATGAG ACTTTGTATATCCAGATAACAAACAAGGTTGGCTCCACAATAGCTGCCCCAGTGACAGTTCAGGCTTCAGTCATGTCAGATCTCGGGAGCCTTTTGCCACAGAGATTGAAGCAGTTGGCTGAAATTATCACTGGCTCTCCTGCAAAAAATCTTGGTCTTAACAACACAGTTTTTGGTAAAGTTAAAAGCATCAGTTTATCTTCTTATCTAAAGGGTATTCTCAATGTCACCCCTCCTAGTCCTTCTCCAgctccatctccatctccagAACTAGGTGATTATTCATCAAGTTCACCATATCCTGCTCTCTCTTCGCATAGCTCTCCCACATCCTCGCCTAACATTAAGCACCGCTCAACTGCACATCCTCCTCGTCCCTGTCTCTATCGTCGTTTCACAAATTCTCCAAGCCCCTCACTGGCTTCTCACTATAACCCAGCTGTTCCTCCTGCCTTCTCACCTTCAGTGGCTACTCCAAACTCCCCTCATATGGGTCCCACTTTCAAGTTGTCTCCAGATCTGTCACCTAAACCCAAAGTATCATATGCTCCCAGTCCAGGCCAGGACAAGGCAAGGGTAGAAGGCTTGGTTTCTCCATCACTTGCACCATCGCCTTCAT CTTTGGCAGCAGTAATTTCCAATCAGAAGATCTCGTTATTGGGGTTTTCTGGACTCTTGATCTTTCATCTCTTTTGTTGGTCGGACGATACTTCATTTTAA
- the LOC122311743 gene encoding F-box protein At1g10780-like isoform X1: MYYACMYKRASYHSPHTLSLSSVFSLPIHACSLKVFLEAHLLIMDSLPDAILQHILSHINNARDVVACNSVSKRWKDSMPYIHSLYFPRNSFDNHAGSVNPDNIVWKVLSSIVQLEELVVYSPFSGAGLSSWLSLIGPSLQRLELRMDNLAELQTCNENPSKLNCISAAMNLESLKLWGVLVTHSPNWNVFQNLWNLEIVGARMEDSALSAALDACPNLTTLLLLGCEGVRSVSIDLPHLQQCKLDFYGLGNCSLSLTSPKIEFLEVQGCSWIRVRETNYLKNLSIANNAGRVYLVDFGKLEALDFLSIRGVQWCWDAVRNILKWASEVKHLYMKVEFTGDFEALQPFPEIDLVEFFNSHPKLQKFDAHGAMFAALCQKNSLKHVDSGFVIPCLEEVVITVRSPLNAEQKMSTLESLLMYGKNLKALVIKILQMKSSHSSTDDFFDEICRFRYMNRHIVRME, translated from the exons ATGtattatgcatgtatgtataagCGCGCTTCTTATCACTCACcgcacactctctctctctcttcagtcTTCTCTCTCCCCATTCATGCTTGTTCTTTGAAGGTATTCCTCGAAGCCCACCTTCTT ATAATGGACTCTCTCCCTGATGCCATTCTTCAGCATATCTTGTCGCACATCAACAATGCTAGGGATGTGGTAGCCTGCAACTCTGTCTCTAAGAGGTGGAAAGACTCAATGCCCTATATTCATAGCCTTTACTTCCCACGAAACTCTTTTGACAATCATGCTGGTTCAGTAAATCCTGACAACATCGTGTGGAAGGTACTATCATCAATTGTTCAACTAGAGGAGCTTGTTGTATATAGTCCATTTTCTGGAGCAGGCCTTTCTTCATGGCTTTCACTGATAGGTCCATCCCTCCAGCGTCTTGAGCTCCGAATGGATAACCTTGCTGAACTTCAGACCTGTAATGAGAACCCCTCAAAACTGAATTGCATCAGTGCTGCCATGAATTTGGAATCACTAAAACTTTGGGGCGTGTTAGTGACCCATTCCCCCAACTGGAATGTCTTTCAAAACCTTTGGAACCTTGAAATTGTTGGGGCTAGAATGGAGGATTCTGCATTATCGGCTGCACTTGATGCGTGTCCTAATCTGACCACCTTGTTGCTGCTTGGTTGTGAAGGGGTTAGATCGGTTTCAATTGACTTGCCTCATTTGCAGCAGTGCAAGCTGGATTTTTATGGCTTGGGTAActgctctctttctctcacatCCCCCAAAATTGAATTCCTTGAAGTTCAAGGTTGCAGTTGGATTAGGGTTCGCGAGACAAACTATTTGAAGAATCTTTCAATTGCAAATAATGCAG GGAGAGTCTACTTGGTGGACTTTGGGAAGCTTGAGGCTCTTGATTTCTTGTCCATCAGGGGAGTCCAGTGGTGTTGGGATGCAGTAAGAAATATACTAAAATGGGCAAGCGAAGTGAAGCATCTCTACATGAAGGTCGAATTCACTGGAGATTTTGAGGCCCTTCAACCCTTTCCGGAGATTGACTTGGTTGAGTTTTTTAATAGTCACCCAAAATTGCAAAAGTTTGATGCCCATGGTGCCATGTTTGCTGCCCTCTGCCAGAAGAACAGCCTAAAACAT GTGGACTCGGGATTTGTAATTCCATGTCTGGAAGAGGTGGTGATCACAGTGCGGTCACCACTAAATGCTGAACAGAAAATGAGCACCCTTGAGTCCTTGTTGATGTATGGGAAGAATTTGAAGGCATTGGTAATAAAGATTTTGCAGATGAAGAGCAGTCATAGCAGCACAGATGATTTCTTTGATGAGATTTGCAGGTTTAGATACATGAATCGCCATATAGTTCGAATGGAATGA
- the LOC122311744 gene encoding transmembrane emp24 domain-containing protein p24delta3-like, producing the protein MMRGAQVMFSLILICFLASDVVWKAQAVWLTLPKAARTKCVSEEIQNNVVVLGDYLVISDDPTRETSNISVKVTSPYGNNLYHKENVTHGQFAFTTHEAGSYLACFWADGSNPGGGDVSVNLDWRTGIAAKDWESVAKKEKIEGVELELRKLEGAVEAIHDNLLYLKNREADMRTVSERTNSRVAWFSIMSLGVCISVSALQLWHLKRFFQKKKLI; encoded by the exons ATGATGAGGGGGGCCCAGGTGATGTTTTCCTTGATACTCATATGCTTCCTCGCCAGCGACGTCGTATGGAAGGCCCAGGCCGTTTGGCTTACCTTACCTAAGGCCGCCAGGACCAAGTGCGTTTCCGAGGAAATTCAAAACAACGTCGTCGTTTTGGGTGACTACCTTGTCATCTCCGATGATCCCACTCGTGAAACCTCCAACATCTCCGTCAAG GTGACATCACCATATGGAAATAATCTTTATCATAAGGAGAATGTGACACACGGACAATTTGCTTTCACAACTCATGAGGCTGGCAGCTATCTGGCTTGTTTCTGGGCAGATGGTTCTAACCCAGGAGGCGGAGATGTTAGCGTAAACCTTGACTGGAGAACTGGAATTGCTGCAAAAGATTGGGAATCAGTTgctaaaaaagagaaaattgag GGTGTTGAGCTCGAGCTGAGGAAACTTGAGGGAGCAGTGGAGGCGATTCATGATAACTTACTCTACCTGAAGAACAG GGAAGCGGATATGAGGACGGTGAGTGAACGAACAAATTCCAGGGTGGCGTGGTTTAGTATCATGTCCCTAGGTGTCTGCATTTCAGTTTCGGCCCTGCAGTTATGGCACTTGAAGCGGTTCTTTCAGAAGAAGAAGCTCATTTAG
- the LOC122311743 gene encoding F-box protein At1g10780-like isoform X3 produces the protein MDSLPDAILQHILSHINNARDVVACNSVSKRWKDSMPYIHSLYFPRNSFDNHAGSVNPDNIVWKVLSSIVQLEELVVYSPFSGAGLSSWLSLIGPSLQRLELRMDNLAELQTCNENPSKLNCISAAMNLESLKLWGVLVTHSPNWNVFQNLWNLEIVGARMEDSALSAALDACPNLTTLLLLGCEGVRSVSIDLPHLQQCKLDFYGLGNCSLSLTSPKIEFLEVQGCSWIRVRETNYLKNLSIANNAGRVYLVDFGKLEALDFLSIRGVQWCWDAVRNILKWASEVKHLYMKVEFTGDFEALQPFPEIDLVEFFNSHPKLQKFDAHGAMFAALCQKNSLKHVDSGFVIPCLEEVVITVRSPLNAEQKMSTLESLLMYGKNLKALVIKILQMKSSHSSTDDFFDEICRFRYMNRHIVRME, from the exons ATGGACTCTCTCCCTGATGCCATTCTTCAGCATATCTTGTCGCACATCAACAATGCTAGGGATGTGGTAGCCTGCAACTCTGTCTCTAAGAGGTGGAAAGACTCAATGCCCTATATTCATAGCCTTTACTTCCCACGAAACTCTTTTGACAATCATGCTGGTTCAGTAAATCCTGACAACATCGTGTGGAAGGTACTATCATCAATTGTTCAACTAGAGGAGCTTGTTGTATATAGTCCATTTTCTGGAGCAGGCCTTTCTTCATGGCTTTCACTGATAGGTCCATCCCTCCAGCGTCTTGAGCTCCGAATGGATAACCTTGCTGAACTTCAGACCTGTAATGAGAACCCCTCAAAACTGAATTGCATCAGTGCTGCCATGAATTTGGAATCACTAAAACTTTGGGGCGTGTTAGTGACCCATTCCCCCAACTGGAATGTCTTTCAAAACCTTTGGAACCTTGAAATTGTTGGGGCTAGAATGGAGGATTCTGCATTATCGGCTGCACTTGATGCGTGTCCTAATCTGACCACCTTGTTGCTGCTTGGTTGTGAAGGGGTTAGATCGGTTTCAATTGACTTGCCTCATTTGCAGCAGTGCAAGCTGGATTTTTATGGCTTGGGTAActgctctctttctctcacatCCCCCAAAATTGAATTCCTTGAAGTTCAAGGTTGCAGTTGGATTAGGGTTCGCGAGACAAACTATTTGAAGAATCTTTCAATTGCAAATAATGCAG GGAGAGTCTACTTGGTGGACTTTGGGAAGCTTGAGGCTCTTGATTTCTTGTCCATCAGGGGAGTCCAGTGGTGTTGGGATGCAGTAAGAAATATACTAAAATGGGCAAGCGAAGTGAAGCATCTCTACATGAAGGTCGAATTCACTGGAGATTTTGAGGCCCTTCAACCCTTTCCGGAGATTGACTTGGTTGAGTTTTTTAATAGTCACCCAAAATTGCAAAAGTTTGATGCCCATGGTGCCATGTTTGCTGCCCTCTGCCAGAAGAACAGCCTAAAACAT GTGGACTCGGGATTTGTAATTCCATGTCTGGAAGAGGTGGTGATCACAGTGCGGTCACCACTAAATGCTGAACAGAAAATGAGCACCCTTGAGTCCTTGTTGATGTATGGGAAGAATTTGAAGGCATTGGTAATAAAGATTTTGCAGATGAAGAGCAGTCATAGCAGCACAGATGATTTCTTTGATGAGATTTGCAGGTTTAGATACATGAATCGCCATATAGTTCGAATGGAATGA
- the LOC122311743 gene encoding F-box protein At1g10780-like isoform X2, whose amino-acid sequence MYYACMYKRASYHSPHTLSLSSVFSLPIHACSLKIMDSLPDAILQHILSHINNARDVVACNSVSKRWKDSMPYIHSLYFPRNSFDNHAGSVNPDNIVWKVLSSIVQLEELVVYSPFSGAGLSSWLSLIGPSLQRLELRMDNLAELQTCNENPSKLNCISAAMNLESLKLWGVLVTHSPNWNVFQNLWNLEIVGARMEDSALSAALDACPNLTTLLLLGCEGVRSVSIDLPHLQQCKLDFYGLGNCSLSLTSPKIEFLEVQGCSWIRVRETNYLKNLSIANNAGRVYLVDFGKLEALDFLSIRGVQWCWDAVRNILKWASEVKHLYMKVEFTGDFEALQPFPEIDLVEFFNSHPKLQKFDAHGAMFAALCQKNSLKHVDSGFVIPCLEEVVITVRSPLNAEQKMSTLESLLMYGKNLKALVIKILQMKSSHSSTDDFFDEICRFRYMNRHIVRME is encoded by the exons ATGtattatgcatgtatgtataagCGCGCTTCTTATCACTCACcgcacactctctctctctcttcagtcTTCTCTCTCCCCATTCATGCTTGTTCTTTGAAG ATAATGGACTCTCTCCCTGATGCCATTCTTCAGCATATCTTGTCGCACATCAACAATGCTAGGGATGTGGTAGCCTGCAACTCTGTCTCTAAGAGGTGGAAAGACTCAATGCCCTATATTCATAGCCTTTACTTCCCACGAAACTCTTTTGACAATCATGCTGGTTCAGTAAATCCTGACAACATCGTGTGGAAGGTACTATCATCAATTGTTCAACTAGAGGAGCTTGTTGTATATAGTCCATTTTCTGGAGCAGGCCTTTCTTCATGGCTTTCACTGATAGGTCCATCCCTCCAGCGTCTTGAGCTCCGAATGGATAACCTTGCTGAACTTCAGACCTGTAATGAGAACCCCTCAAAACTGAATTGCATCAGTGCTGCCATGAATTTGGAATCACTAAAACTTTGGGGCGTGTTAGTGACCCATTCCCCCAACTGGAATGTCTTTCAAAACCTTTGGAACCTTGAAATTGTTGGGGCTAGAATGGAGGATTCTGCATTATCGGCTGCACTTGATGCGTGTCCTAATCTGACCACCTTGTTGCTGCTTGGTTGTGAAGGGGTTAGATCGGTTTCAATTGACTTGCCTCATTTGCAGCAGTGCAAGCTGGATTTTTATGGCTTGGGTAActgctctctttctctcacatCCCCCAAAATTGAATTCCTTGAAGTTCAAGGTTGCAGTTGGATTAGGGTTCGCGAGACAAACTATTTGAAGAATCTTTCAATTGCAAATAATGCAG GGAGAGTCTACTTGGTGGACTTTGGGAAGCTTGAGGCTCTTGATTTCTTGTCCATCAGGGGAGTCCAGTGGTGTTGGGATGCAGTAAGAAATATACTAAAATGGGCAAGCGAAGTGAAGCATCTCTACATGAAGGTCGAATTCACTGGAGATTTTGAGGCCCTTCAACCCTTTCCGGAGATTGACTTGGTTGAGTTTTTTAATAGTCACCCAAAATTGCAAAAGTTTGATGCCCATGGTGCCATGTTTGCTGCCCTCTGCCAGAAGAACAGCCTAAAACAT GTGGACTCGGGATTTGTAATTCCATGTCTGGAAGAGGTGGTGATCACAGTGCGGTCACCACTAAATGCTGAACAGAAAATGAGCACCCTTGAGTCCTTGTTGATGTATGGGAAGAATTTGAAGGCATTGGTAATAAAGATTTTGCAGATGAAGAGCAGTCATAGCAGCACAGATGATTTCTTTGATGAGATTTGCAGGTTTAGATACATGAATCGCCATATAGTTCGAATGGAATGA